Proteins from a single region of Chromobacterium sp. ATCC 53434:
- the nrdR gene encoding transcriptional regulator NrdR, giving the protein MKCAFCGNADTQVIDSRVSEDGASIRRRRRCPVCDKRFTTFETADVRMPQVVKTAGHRSEFDIEKVRTSFLRALHKRPVSTTLVDEAIDRICHKLLQLGEREVSSRQIGEMVMNELARLDKVAYVRFASVYRSFQDISEFTDAIKEIQKSSH; this is encoded by the coding sequence ATGAAATGCGCGTTTTGTGGCAACGCCGATACCCAGGTGATCGACTCCCGTGTCAGCGAGGACGGCGCCAGCATCCGGCGTCGGCGCCGCTGCCCGGTTTGCGACAAGCGTTTCACGACTTTCGAGACGGCCGACGTGCGGATGCCGCAGGTGGTGAAGACGGCCGGCCACCGCTCCGAATTCGACATCGAGAAGGTCCGCACCAGTTTTCTGCGCGCGCTGCACAAGCGGCCGGTGTCCACCACGCTGGTCGACGAGGCGATAGACCGCATCTGCCACAAGCTGCTGCAGCTCGGCGAGCGCGAGGTCAGCAGCCGCCAGATCGGCGAAATGGTGATGAACGAGTTGGCGCGGCTGGACAAGGTCGCCTATGTGAGATTCGCGTCGGTTTACCGCAGTTTCCAGGATATTTCCGAATTCACCGACGCGATCAAGGAAATTCAGAAGTCCTCGCATTGA
- a CDS encoding IS630 family transposase gives MEKIDVRKLELAAREQLRRTAIRMYKRGRSQASIAEELGLRRPTISAWVVREAALGAQGFKEQKRGRAEGTGRRLTEAQEARIKQDIVDRTPDQMKLRFALWSAQAVKAVIKQMFLIDLPIRTVRLYLARWGFTPQRPLKRAYEQRPAAVEKWLKEEYPAIVARAKAEMAEISWGDESAVSSVEHFPRGYAPKGQTPVLVLSQSKRARINLISAITNQGKMRFMLYRETLTARVLIKFLMRLIRDAGGKKVFLILDNLRVHHSKLVQAWLEEEENKKAIELFFLPSYSPELNPDEYLNGDLKARMSAGEPVRSDGQLQGKVLSHLRSLQKQPARIRSYFRHEKIRYAA, from the coding sequence ATGGAAAAAATCGATGTGCGCAAGCTTGAACTGGCCGCCCGTGAGCAGCTGAGGCGTACCGCTATCCGGATGTACAAGCGAGGCCGGTCTCAAGCCAGTATTGCCGAAGAACTCGGGCTGCGCCGCCCCACCATTTCCGCCTGGGTGGTGCGTGAGGCAGCACTAGGTGCGCAGGGATTCAAAGAACAGAAGCGCGGTCGCGCCGAAGGCACCGGCCGTCGGCTGACCGAGGCGCAGGAAGCCCGGATCAAGCAGGACATCGTGGATCGCACGCCAGACCAGATGAAGCTGAGGTTTGCCCTGTGGAGTGCTCAGGCGGTCAAGGCTGTAATCAAGCAGATGTTTCTGATCGATCTGCCGATCCGTACTGTCCGTCTGTACTTGGCCCGCTGGGGCTTTACGCCGCAGCGCCCGCTCAAACGCGCTTATGAGCAGCGACCGGCAGCAGTCGAGAAATGGCTCAAGGAGGAATACCCGGCTATCGTCGCGCGTGCCAAAGCGGAAATGGCTGAAATCAGCTGGGGCGACGAATCGGCGGTGTCGAGTGTTGAGCACTTTCCGCGTGGCTACGCCCCAAAAGGCCAAACCCCAGTTCTGGTGTTATCCCAATCGAAAAGAGCGCGCATCAACTTGATTTCGGCCATTACCAACCAAGGCAAGATGCGCTTCATGCTGTACCGGGAGACCTTGACGGCCCGGGTGCTGATCAAGTTTCTGATGCGGCTGATCCGTGATGCTGGCGGCAAGAAGGTGTTCTTGATCCTCGACAACTTGCGCGTGCATCACAGCAAGCTGGTGCAAGCATGGTTGGAGGAGGAAGAGAACAAGAAGGCGATTGAGTTGTTCTTCCTGCCCAGCTACTCACCGGAACTGAACCCGGATGAATACTTGAACGGCGACCTGAAGGCCAGAATGAGCGCAGGTGAGCCGGTTCGATCAGACGGTCAACTTCAAGGGAAAGTGCTGTCCCATTTACGCTCATTGCAGAAGCAGCCGGCCAGAATCCGGTCGTACTTCCGGCATGAAAAAATCCGCTACGCGGCATGA
- a CDS encoding carboxypeptidase M32 has protein sequence MGNQKAYQSLTRTFQRLHHFGHLAAIAGWDQAAMMPSKGNEARAAAQAELQVLMHQLITAPELERQLRDAEQEALDETQRANLREIRRDWRQANLLPEALVEAKALAAARCEHAWREQRRNNDWQGFLPNFREVLRLAREEAALLAEANGGSRYDALLDKYEPGMKSADIARIFDDVKSWLPGLIERVRAKQAAETVIRPQGPFPVEKQRALGLDVMRLLGFDFEAGRLDVSNHPFCGGVPEDVRITTRYREDDFVQSLMGIVHETGHARYEQNLPRDWLSQPVGRARSMGIHESQSLSFEMQLGRSRGFLQLIAPSIRAHFGDQPAFDAGNLARLYTRVEPGYIRVDADELCYPAHVILRFEIERALIDGEIEAEDVPALWDEKMLAYLGLDTRGNYRDGCLQDIHWTDTFGYFPSYTLGAMYAAQYFATLRRQEPALDARVAAGDLAPVFDWLNANIWSQGSRWDTDELVRRATGEALNPAHYRAHLEARYLE, from the coding sequence ATGGGAAATCAGAAGGCCTATCAGAGCCTGACCCGCACTTTTCAGCGTTTGCATCATTTCGGCCATCTGGCCGCGATCGCCGGTTGGGACCAGGCGGCGATGATGCCGAGCAAGGGCAATGAGGCGCGCGCCGCGGCCCAGGCCGAGCTGCAGGTGCTGATGCATCAGTTGATCACCGCGCCCGAGCTGGAGCGGCAGTTGCGGGACGCCGAGCAGGAGGCGCTGGACGAGACGCAACGCGCCAATCTGCGCGAAATCCGCCGCGACTGGCGTCAGGCCAATCTGTTGCCGGAAGCGCTGGTGGAAGCCAAGGCGCTGGCGGCGGCGCGTTGCGAGCACGCCTGGCGCGAACAGCGCCGGAACAACGACTGGCAGGGTTTCCTGCCCAATTTCCGCGAAGTGCTGCGGCTGGCCCGCGAAGAGGCGGCGCTGCTGGCCGAGGCCAATGGCGGCAGCCGCTACGACGCCCTGCTCGACAAATACGAACCGGGCATGAAAAGCGCCGATATCGCGCGCATTTTCGACGACGTCAAATCCTGGTTGCCCGGCCTGATCGAACGCGTGCGCGCCAAGCAGGCCGCAGAGACGGTGATTCGGCCGCAGGGGCCGTTCCCGGTCGAGAAACAGCGCGCGCTGGGCCTGGACGTGATGCGGCTGCTGGGCTTCGATTTCGAGGCCGGCCGGCTCGACGTCAGCAACCATCCGTTCTGCGGCGGCGTGCCCGAGGACGTGCGGATCACCACCCGCTACCGCGAAGACGACTTCGTGCAGAGCCTGATGGGCATCGTCCATGAAACCGGCCATGCCCGCTACGAGCAGAATCTGCCGCGGGACTGGCTGTCCCAGCCTGTGGGCCGGGCCCGTTCGATGGGCATACACGAAAGCCAGAGCCTGTCGTTCGAGATGCAGCTGGGGCGCAGCCGCGGTTTTCTGCAGCTGATCGCGCCGAGCATCCGCGCCCATTTCGGCGATCAGCCGGCTTTCGACGCCGGCAATCTCGCCAGGCTGTACACCCGGGTCGAGCCTGGCTATATCCGCGTCGACGCCGACGAGCTGTGCTACCCGGCGCATGTGATCCTGCGCTTCGAGATCGAGCGCGCGCTGATAGACGGCGAAATCGAGGCCGAGGACGTGCCGGCGTTGTGGGACGAGAAGATGTTGGCCTACCTGGGGCTGGACACGCGCGGCAATTATCGCGACGGCTGCCTGCAGGACATCCATTGGACCGACACTTTCGGTTATTTCCCCAGCTACACGCTGGGCGCGATGTATGCCGCCCAGTATTTCGCCACGCTGCGCCGGCAGGAGCCGGCGCTGGACGCCAGGGTCGCCGCCGGCGACCTGGCGCCGGTGTTCGACTGGCTGAACGCCAATATCTGGAGCCAGGGCAGCCGCTGGGATACCGATGAGCTGGTGCGGCGCGCCACCGGGGAGGCGCTGAATCCCGCCCACTACCGCGCGCATCTGGAGGCGCGCTATCTGGAATAG
- a CDS encoding alpha/beta fold hydrolase, which yields MTPPSCQYLAVNQRRYHVRRWGADHAPLLVLLHGWMDSSATFQFMVDALAGEWQVVAPDWRGFGDSQWNEGSYFFPDYLADLDDLLQQLSPQRPVKLLGHSMGAMIAGLYAGIRPQRIDKLALVEGFGLNPTRPAEAPGRYARWLRETAQTMAFEPLDGLPQVAEKLQARNPLLTPERARWLAGELTSPCDGGVRYRADPRHKMVNPVLYRLEEAMECWRRITAPVLWVIGGQSSGHPAISGVMDTLDQRRACFAKLDEATIADAGHMIQWDRPEALAAVVERFLSSDLAGAQA from the coding sequence ATGACGCCTCCCTCCTGCCAGTACCTGGCGGTCAACCAACGCCGTTACCACGTGCGCCGCTGGGGCGCGGACCACGCCCCTTTGCTGGTCCTGCTGCATGGCTGGATGGACAGCTCGGCCACCTTTCAATTCATGGTCGACGCGCTGGCCGGCGAGTGGCAGGTGGTGGCGCCCGATTGGCGGGGATTCGGCGACAGCCAGTGGAACGAAGGCAGCTATTTCTTTCCCGACTATCTGGCCGACCTGGACGATTTATTGCAGCAGCTGTCGCCGCAACGGCCGGTCAAGCTGCTGGGACACAGCATGGGCGCGATGATCGCCGGGCTCTACGCCGGCATCCGGCCGCAGCGCATCGACAAGCTGGCGCTGGTCGAAGGATTCGGCCTGAATCCCACCCGGCCGGCCGAGGCGCCTGGCCGCTATGCCCGCTGGTTGCGGGAAACCGCCCAGACCATGGCTTTCGAGCCGCTGGACGGCTTGCCGCAAGTGGCGGAAAAACTGCAGGCCCGCAACCCGTTGCTGACGCCGGAGCGCGCGCGCTGGCTGGCCGGCGAGCTGACAAGCCCCTGCGACGGCGGCGTCCGCTATCGCGCCGATCCGCGCCATAAAATGGTCAATCCGGTGCTGTACCGGCTGGAGGAGGCGATGGAGTGCTGGCGCCGCATCACCGCGCCGGTGCTGTGGGTGATAGGCGGACAGTCGTCGGGCCATCCGGCCATCAGCGGCGTGATGGACACTCTGGATCAGCGCCGCGCCTGCTTCGCCAAGCTGGATGAAGCCACCATCGCCGACGCCGGCCACATGATCCAGTGGGACAGGCCGGAGGCGCTTGCCGCGGTGGTCGAACGCTTTCTGTCGTCCGACCTCGCCGGCGCGCAGGCATGA
- a CDS encoding molecular chaperone → MRQAMWSGAVALAVASSLWAGGASAGVVISGTRVVYKAEDREVTVKINNPGKDPSLVQVWADSGNEKSVPNTADAPFLIMPPIFRVDPTKGQTLRLTFTGADLPKERESVFWLNVLDVPPLPKAGNEQRNFMQVAFRSRIKLFYRPAGLPGTSDDAADKLSWSLLPQAGGRGYMLRATNQAAYHVSLNRATLLVGKHEYETDGGMVPPGGTHDFALKDLKSRPEGSVKLNYESINDYGAPVAHSVSLAH, encoded by the coding sequence ATGAGACAAGCGATGTGGAGTGGGGCTGTCGCGCTGGCCGTGGCGAGTTCGCTATGGGCTGGCGGCGCTTCCGCGGGCGTGGTGATTTCCGGGACCCGGGTGGTGTACAAGGCAGAAGATCGTGAAGTGACCGTCAAGATCAACAACCCCGGCAAGGATCCGTCGCTGGTGCAGGTATGGGCCGATAGCGGCAACGAGAAATCCGTTCCGAATACGGCGGACGCGCCTTTCCTGATCATGCCGCCGATTTTCCGTGTCGATCCGACGAAAGGGCAGACCCTGCGACTGACCTTCACCGGAGCCGACCTGCCGAAGGAGCGCGAGTCGGTATTCTGGCTGAACGTGCTGGACGTGCCGCCGCTGCCCAAGGCCGGCAATGAGCAGCGCAATTTCATGCAAGTGGCCTTCCGTTCCCGCATCAAGTTGTTCTACCGTCCCGCCGGCCTGCCGGGCACATCGGACGACGCCGCCGACAAGCTTTCCTGGTCTTTGCTGCCGCAGGCCGGCGGCAGGGGCTATATGCTGCGCGCCACCAATCAGGCCGCCTATCACGTCTCCTTGAACCGGGCGACTCTGCTGGTAGGCAAGCACGAGTATGAAACCGACGGCGGCATGGTTCCGCCGGGCGGCACCCACGACTTTGCGCTGAAGGATCTGAAGTCCAGGCCTGAGGGTAGCGTGAAGCTCAATTACGAGAGCATCAACGACTATGGTGCTCCGGTCGCGCATAGCGTGTCTTTGGCTCACTGA
- the ribD gene encoding bifunctional diaminohydroxyphosphoribosylaminopyrimidine deaminase/5-amino-6-(5-phosphoribosylamino)uracil reductase RibD produces the protein MTDYGADDYLYMQRALRLAEGATRRAAPNPGVGCVLVNDGRVVGEGATLAVGSDHAEIQAIKDCLARGESPRGATAYVTLEPCSHHGRTPPCAARLIAEGVARVVAAMVDPYHEVAGRGIAMLRAAGVEASAGLMEAEARRVHRGFLSRVERGRPWVTLKAAATLDGKTALLNGSSKWITGPEARMDVQRLRAAHCAILTGSGTVLADDPQLTVRELPVAAQPARVVLDGELRTAPAARVYDGGGAVLASCETDEGRLSAFRQRGVDVLALGRRDGRADLAELLTRLAGRGVNELMVEAGAGLNGAMLRAGLVDEIVLYLAPSLAGDAARGLFAWPALTTLEDKTKLEIADVAKVGADLRLLLRPAAGGA, from the coding sequence ATGACGGACTACGGCGCCGACGACTATCTGTACATGCAGCGCGCGCTGCGCCTGGCCGAAGGCGCGACGCGCCGGGCGGCGCCGAATCCCGGCGTCGGCTGCGTATTGGTGAACGATGGACGGGTCGTCGGCGAGGGCGCGACGCTGGCGGTGGGATCGGACCACGCCGAAATCCAGGCGATCAAGGATTGCCTGGCGCGCGGCGAAAGCCCGCGCGGCGCCACCGCCTACGTGACGCTGGAGCCGTGCAGCCATCATGGGCGCACGCCGCCGTGCGCGGCGCGCCTGATCGCCGAGGGCGTCGCGCGGGTGGTGGCGGCCATGGTGGACCCCTATCATGAAGTGGCGGGACGCGGCATAGCCATGTTGCGCGCGGCCGGCGTCGAGGCGTCGGCCGGGCTGATGGAGGCCGAGGCGCGCCGGGTGCACCGCGGCTTCCTGTCCCGCGTCGAGCGCGGCCGTCCGTGGGTGACGCTGAAGGCGGCGGCCACGCTGGACGGCAAGACCGCCTTGCTGAACGGCAGCAGCAAATGGATCACCGGGCCGGAGGCGAGGATGGACGTGCAAAGGCTGCGCGCCGCGCACTGCGCCATCCTGACCGGCAGCGGCACCGTGCTGGCCGACGATCCGCAGTTGACGGTGCGCGAGCTGCCGGTGGCTGCGCAGCCGGCGCGGGTGGTGCTGGACGGCGAGCTGCGCACGGCTCCGGCTGCGCGCGTCTACGATGGCGGCGGCGCCGTGCTGGCCAGCTGCGAGACGGACGAGGGCCGGCTGTCGGCATTCCGCCAGCGCGGGGTCGATGTGCTGGCGCTGGGGCGCCGCGACGGCAGGGCCGATCTCGCCGAGCTGCTGACGCGGCTGGCGGGACGCGGCGTCAACGAGTTGATGGTCGAGGCGGGGGCCGGACTGAATGGCGCGATGCTGCGCGCCGGCCTGGTCGACGAGATCGTGCTGTATCTGGCGCCGTCGCTGGCCGGCGACGCCGCGCGCGGCCTGTTCGCCTGGCCGGCCTTGACGACGCTCGAGGACAAGACCAAGCTGGAAATCGCCGACGTGGCCAAGGTGGGCGCCGATCTGCGCCTGCTGCTGCGGCCCGCGGCCGGCGGCGCCTGA
- a CDS encoding GNAT family N-acetyltransferase — translation MSVVEIRPPEPARDAAAIYALIECHRATLSQWMTSIVRPQSAADAEALLRQQMEGNDAGRCAHRVILADGEIAGICSLHGISAAHRYARLGYWLADSHVGRGVMSRALGQLLSYAFEDLGLHRLELGCAPENLRSCRVAERLGFKLEGELRDAQFLGGRFWNMRCYGLLADEWKKLR, via the coding sequence ATGAGCGTGGTGGAGATCCGCCCGCCGGAGCCGGCGCGCGACGCGGCAGCCATCTACGCGCTGATCGAATGCCACCGGGCCACCTTGTCGCAATGGATGACAAGCATCGTCCGGCCGCAATCGGCGGCGGACGCCGAGGCCTTGCTTCGCCAGCAGATGGAAGGCAACGACGCGGGACGCTGCGCGCACCGGGTGATTCTGGCGGACGGCGAGATCGCCGGCATCTGTTCGCTGCACGGCATCAGCGCCGCCCACCGTTACGCGCGCCTCGGCTACTGGCTGGCCGACAGCCACGTCGGCCGGGGCGTGATGTCGCGTGCGCTGGGGCAGCTGCTGAGCTACGCTTTCGAGGACCTGGGCCTGCACCGGCTGGAGCTGGGCTGCGCGCCGGAGAACCTGCGCAGCTGCCGCGTCGCCGAGCGATTGGGTTTTAAACTGGAGGGAGAGCTGCGCGACGCGCAGTTTCTGGGCGGCCGTTTCTGGAATATGCGTTGTTACGGCCTGTTGGCCGATGAGTGGAAGAAGCTGAGATGA
- a CDS encoding fimbria/pilus outer membrane usher protein has product MKRLMTRQPKQRRDISPLGLLICGWFGSQAAWAGSTGAEAAEQGDVQFNPVFINQNSNGQQVDLSRFNQRGGAFPGNYRADVYANTTWIGRRDVQMKDLGDGRVLACFNRAMLDDLGVDFSRVAESSGVPRRDESGRCVDIAAVVPGAFSSFNSADLRLDVSIPQKYLRAKARGYVAPEYWDAGAPFAGFLNYNANGYRYDNGGSGTSSQYYFGANAGLNIGLWRFRYNGSLTQQDNGNGQRQRQYQSTSAYTQRDMTDWHAVLTLGDYFTPSDLFSSAPFRGVQLSSDDRMLPESLQGYAPVVRGVAETNAKVSIRQNGNLIYENVVPPGEFSIDDLYNTGFAGDLEVTVTEADGRVRKFIVPYAAVPQLLRDGQSRYAVTAGQWRDDTLSKLPEFVQATYQRGISNSLTLYGGLIVADHYQSALFGSGINTRWGALALDVTQSWADQLPYNASAGGMQGQSYRVTYSKLMESTRTNFTVAAYRFSTAGFLELRDYASLINQVGTLSSAKNRFQLNADQPLGDGRGRLFFTGTSQDYWNQQGRDMTYQLGYSNSFKSVSLSLSAGRTKDSSGRAVNQYMLSLSMPLGREPYSPLLSSSVSSSSDRSGSAQLSLSGTTGDLRNFSYNVYAGANRDGTGGSNSNGGGSVQYATSVATFTAGASTSGSTSQANAGISGALVFHPGGVTPAQSLGESFAVVEAPGAAGASVSNTNGVRVNDSGYAVVSSLMPYRQNEITLDPKGMSQDVELQETSVQDAPRAGAIVMLKFNTQQGKPVIVTLTRPDGSHLPVGATIGDGDGDDFLTMVGQGGRAFLRGMEDKPLTVSWGSERDQQCRFRYRLPQQTNDAVYMRTDAVCAPL; this is encoded by the coding sequence ATGAAGCGCTTGATGACTCGACAGCCCAAGCAACGACGGGATATCAGCCCGCTCGGCTTGCTGATTTGCGGCTGGTTCGGCAGCCAGGCTGCTTGGGCCGGTTCGACTGGGGCTGAGGCTGCCGAACAGGGCGACGTGCAGTTCAATCCGGTATTCATCAACCAGAATTCCAATGGGCAACAGGTAGATCTCTCCCGCTTCAACCAGAGGGGCGGCGCCTTTCCCGGCAATTACCGGGCCGACGTCTATGCGAACACAACCTGGATCGGCCGTCGCGACGTGCAGATGAAGGATCTGGGGGACGGCAGGGTGCTGGCCTGTTTCAACCGGGCGATGTTGGACGATCTGGGTGTGGACTTCTCCCGTGTGGCGGAGTCCTCCGGCGTGCCGCGGCGCGACGAGTCCGGCCGTTGCGTCGACATCGCCGCCGTCGTGCCCGGCGCGTTTTCCAGCTTCAACAGCGCGGATCTGCGGCTCGACGTCAGCATTCCGCAGAAATATCTGCGAGCCAAGGCGCGAGGCTATGTCGCGCCGGAGTACTGGGATGCGGGCGCGCCGTTTGCCGGCTTCCTGAACTACAACGCCAACGGCTACCGCTATGACAATGGCGGTTCCGGCACGTCAAGCCAGTACTATTTTGGCGCCAACGCCGGCCTGAACATAGGCCTGTGGCGGTTCCGCTATAACGGCTCGCTGACCCAGCAGGACAATGGCAACGGTCAGCGTCAGCGCCAATATCAAAGCACTTCGGCTTATACGCAGCGCGATATGACGGACTGGCACGCGGTGCTGACCCTGGGCGATTATTTCACGCCTTCCGATTTGTTCAGCAGCGCGCCGTTCCGCGGCGTCCAGCTGAGTTCTGACGACCGGATGCTGCCGGAATCGCTGCAAGGCTACGCGCCGGTGGTGCGCGGCGTGGCCGAGACCAATGCCAAGGTGTCCATTCGTCAGAATGGCAACCTGATTTACGAAAACGTGGTGCCGCCGGGCGAATTCAGCATCGACGATCTCTACAACACCGGGTTCGCCGGCGATCTGGAAGTGACGGTCACCGAGGCGGACGGCCGCGTGCGCAAATTCATCGTGCCCTACGCCGCCGTGCCCCAGCTGTTGCGCGACGGTCAATCCCGCTACGCCGTCACCGCCGGTCAATGGCGCGACGACACGCTGAGCAAGCTCCCCGAGTTCGTGCAGGCGACCTACCAGCGCGGCATCAGCAATAGTCTGACCTTGTACGGCGGCCTGATCGTCGCCGATCACTACCAGTCGGCGCTGTTCGGTTCCGGCATCAACACGCGCTGGGGCGCGTTGGCGCTGGACGTGACCCAATCCTGGGCCGATCAGCTGCCGTACAACGCCAGCGCCGGCGGCATGCAGGGCCAGAGCTACCGCGTCACCTATAGCAAGTTGATGGAGTCGACGCGCACCAACTTCACCGTCGCCGCCTATCGCTTTTCCACGGCGGGCTTTCTCGAGCTGCGCGATTATGCCAGCCTGATCAACCAGGTCGGCACGCTTTCCTCGGCGAAGAACCGGTTCCAGCTCAATGCCGATCAGCCGCTGGGCGATGGCCGCGGACGGCTGTTCTTCACCGGCACCTCCCAGGATTACTGGAACCAGCAGGGCCGAGACATGACCTATCAGCTTGGTTACAGCAACAGCTTCAAGTCGGTCAGCTTGAGCCTGTCGGCCGGCCGTACCAAGGATTCGAGCGGGCGCGCCGTCAACCAGTACATGTTGAGCCTGTCGATGCCGCTGGGCCGCGAGCCGTATTCTCCGTTGCTGAGCAGCAGCGTCAGCAGCAGCAGCGATCGCAGCGGCAGCGCGCAGCTCAGTCTGAGCGGCACAACGGGCGATCTGCGCAATTTCAGCTACAACGTCTACGCCGGCGCCAACCGCGACGGCACGGGGGGCAGCAACAGCAACGGCGGCGGCAGCGTGCAGTACGCGACCTCGGTGGCCACGTTCACCGCTGGCGCGAGCACCAGCGGCAGCACCTCGCAGGCCAACGCTGGCATCAGCGGCGCGCTGGTGTTCCATCCGGGCGGCGTGACCCCGGCGCAGTCGCTGGGCGAGTCCTTCGCCGTCGTCGAGGCGCCTGGCGCGGCGGGCGCTTCGGTGAGCAATACCAATGGGGTGCGCGTCAACGACAGCGGTTATGCCGTGGTGTCGTCGCTAATGCCTTACCGCCAGAATGAAATCACGCTGGATCCCAAGGGCATGAGCCAGGATGTGGAATTGCAGGAAACCAGCGTGCAGGACGCGCCGCGCGCCGGCGCCATCGTCATGCTGAAATTCAATACCCAGCAGGGCAAGCCGGTGATCGTGACGCTGACGCGGCCGGACGGCAGCCATCTGCCGGTCGGCGCGACGATAGGCGACGGCGATGGCGACGACTTTCTTACGATGGTGGGACAGGGCGGACGCGCCTTCCTGCGCGGCATGGAAGACAAGCCGTTGACGGTCAGCTGGGGCAGCGAGCGGGATCAACAATGCCGCTTCCGCTATCGATTGCCGCAGCAGACGAACGATGCGGTCTATATGCGGACGGATGCGGTTTGCGCGCCGCTGTGA
- a CDS encoding GNAT family N-acetyltransferase: MTAVDQKRVALLPPDVADAERLFALIDESRETLRAWLPWVDATRGVDDSRQFLAGAADAATWLIARDGELAGCIDIHGISKPHRSGFLGYWLADRFVGGGLMSEAAAQALDTGFGALELNRIVIVAGIDNGRSRAVAERLGFVREGVQRDGLYLRGRYHDACQYSMLAGDWRGRR, translated from the coding sequence ATGACCGCCGTTGACCAGAAACGCGTTGCCCTGCTGCCGCCCGACGTCGCCGACGCCGAGCGGCTGTTCGCATTGATAGACGAGAGCCGCGAAACCTTGCGGGCCTGGCTGCCCTGGGTGGATGCCACCCGAGGCGTCGACGACAGCCGGCAGTTCCTTGCCGGCGCCGCCGACGCCGCGACCTGGCTGATCGCGCGGGACGGCGAACTGGCCGGCTGCATCGACATCCACGGCATCAGCAAGCCGCACCGCTCCGGTTTTCTCGGCTATTGGTTGGCCGACCGCTTCGTCGGCGGGGGGCTGATGAGCGAGGCCGCGGCGCAGGCTTTGGACACAGGCTTCGGCGCGCTGGAATTGAACCGGATCGTCATCGTGGCCGGAATCGACAATGGCCGCAGCCGCGCGGTGGCCGAACGGCTGGGATTCGTCCGCGAGGGCGTGCAGCGCGACGGGCTGTATCTGCGCGGCCGTTATCACGATGCCTGCCAGTACAGCATGTTGGCCGGCGACTGGCGGGGGCGGCGATGA
- a CDS encoding fimbrial protein, translating to MKQVVTAALIGLGVYSSGAMASDGKITVTGNVVAQTCTIAGTSGQNVTVTLPTVGTSSLATAGQTAGSTPFAINLSNCPSGLKNAQTRFEVGPTVDSASGNLLNSTGTGSATNVEVQLLNNSYSAINLNNNSNSQVVPISGGSATMSYYAQYIATGAAGAGAVNTSVQYSMTYQ from the coding sequence ATGAAACAAGTCGTAACCGCAGCATTGATCGGCCTGGGCGTATATTCTTCCGGCGCAATGGCCTCCGATGGCAAGATCACCGTCACTGGAAACGTCGTGGCTCAGACCTGCACCATCGCTGGCACTTCCGGCCAGAACGTCACGGTGACCCTGCCGACCGTCGGCACCTCCTCGTTGGCCACCGCTGGCCAGACCGCAGGCTCCACGCCGTTTGCGATCAATCTGAGCAACTGCCCGTCCGGTCTGAAGAACGCGCAGACCCGTTTCGAAGTGGGCCCGACCGTCGACTCCGCTTCCGGCAACCTGCTGAACAGCACCGGCACCGGTTCGGCCACCAATGTTGAAGTTCAGCTGCTGAACAACAGCTATAGCGCCATCAATCTGAACAACAACTCCAACTCCCAAGTTGTGCCGATCAGCGGCGGCTCCGCCACGATGAGCTACTACGCCCAGTACATCGCGACCGGCGCTGCCGGCGCGGGCGCGGTGAATACCAGCGTCCAGTACTCGATGACCTACCAATAA